A portion of the Oscillospiraceae bacterium genome contains these proteins:
- a CDS encoding Coenzyme F420 hydrogenase/dehydrogenase, beta subunit C-terminal domain, producing MNWKQPKVYAVRHKDEATRAASRSGGIFTALSDQVLSNGGVVYGCVLTDEFDAVHIRADNAEERNRMRGSKYIQSKLGDTFRNVKEDLDVRRDVLFSGTSCQVSGLKKYLGKEYDNLFCVDIVCHGVPSKKVWNAYLRWQEQKNHSEVAMVDFRNKKDFGWHDHVETLCFENGRSTSSRVFKELFYGHTVLRPSCYECPYKSVMHPGDITIADYWGIEKAAPEFDDNKGVSLVLINNEAGERAFEKVKERLIWKQTKLEDSLQPPLKAPFSKPHNREQFWHDFQNRSFEYVAKKYGGIGLKNDAKSLLRKIKRKIKKLVSKGGKKNTSII from the coding sequence ATGAATTGGAAGCAGCCTAAAGTATATGCAGTAAGACATAAGGATGAAGCAACAAGAGCAGCTTCCAGATCGGGTGGTATTTTTACAGCTCTTTCGGATCAGGTTTTATCCAACGGTGGTGTGGTCTATGGGTGTGTTTTGACGGATGAATTTGATGCCGTACATATTCGCGCTGATAATGCAGAAGAGCGTAATCGAATGCGAGGCTCAAAATACATCCAGAGCAAGTTGGGTGATACATTCAGAAATGTGAAAGAAGATCTTGATGTGAGGAGAGATGTACTTTTTTCTGGAACTTCCTGTCAGGTATCTGGACTGAAAAAATACCTTGGAAAAGAGTATGATAACCTATTCTGTGTGGACATTGTCTGTCACGGTGTGCCAAGTAAAAAAGTATGGAACGCATATCTGCGTTGGCAAGAGCAGAAAAATCACTCTGAAGTTGCAATGGTGGATTTCCGAAATAAGAAGGATTTTGGTTGGCATGACCATGTGGAAACACTTTGTTTTGAAAATGGCAGGTCTACGAGCAGCCGGGTGTTCAAAGAACTTTTTTATGGGCATACGGTGTTGCGGCCCAGTTGCTACGAATGCCCTTATAAGTCTGTGATGCATCCGGGTGATATTACAATTGCAGACTACTGGGGTATCGAAAAAGCAGCTCCTGAGTTTGATGATAACAAGGGCGTTTCATTGGTGCTGATAAACAATGAAGCTGGTGAAAGGGCTTTTGAAAAAGTAAAAGAGAGGTTGATCTGGAAGCAGACAAAGTTGGAAGACAGTTTACAGCCGCCTCTTAAAGCCCCATTTTCAAAGCCCCACAATAGAGAACAGTTTTGGCACGATTTCCAAAATCGGTCGTTTGAGTATGTTGCCAAGAAATATGGGGGCATTGGATTAAAGAATGATGCAAAATCACTATTGAGAAAAATAAAGAGAAAAATCAAAAAGTTGGTGAGTAAAGGTGGAAAGAAAAATACCAGTATTATATAA
- a CDS encoding Coenzyme F420 hydrogenase/dehydrogenase, beta subunit C-terminal domain, translated as MVDLIDTIVYAGRLKDKSALMSSSSGGAFTALSDAFLKSGDAVVAAVYNYENHTVEFQMILDEKQRERAKGSKYMQSKPGDIYQEAYHWLMDNPKKELLFVGMGCQSDGFRKFSEIKGIRDRVYIVDIICHGSPSPKLWREYAESIQKKDGRITYLTFKDKRNGWKSPTAYVKVNGSERPLKDYVKVFYNRCALRPSCYECPYATTERKTDMTIGDFWHIEETIPDFYDPNGNSLFLIHTDRGEELFEKIRDNLDYRLSNTTQCWQANLEAPTQKSEQRDAFWNDYQKKGIDFVMKKYGTVPMKTKVKNKLIKILRGGTN; from the coding sequence ATGGTGGATTTGATAGATACAATAGTATATGCAGGAAGGTTAAAAGACAAATCTGCCTTGATGAGCAGTTCTTCTGGTGGCGCATTTACTGCACTTTCGGATGCTTTTCTGAAAAGCGGAGATGCTGTGGTGGCTGCAGTCTATAATTATGAGAATCATACTGTGGAATTCCAGATGATTCTGGATGAGAAGCAGCGTGAAAGAGCAAAAGGCTCAAAATATATGCAGAGCAAGCCCGGTGATATTTACCAGGAAGCGTATCATTGGTTAATGGATAATCCAAAGAAAGAATTGCTCTTTGTTGGCATGGGATGTCAATCAGATGGATTTCGGAAGTTCAGTGAAATAAAAGGAATTCGTGATAGGGTGTATATCGTAGACATTATCTGCCACGGCTCTCCAAGTCCGAAACTGTGGAGAGAATATGCAGAATCAATACAAAAGAAGGATGGAAGGATAACTTATCTTACCTTCAAAGACAAGCGCAATGGTTGGAAATCGCCTACAGCTTACGTGAAAGTCAACGGGTCAGAGAGACCGCTTAAAGATTATGTTAAGGTGTTTTATAATCGGTGTGCGTTACGGCCGTCTTGCTATGAATGCCCTTATGCGACCACAGAACGAAAAACAGATATGACCATTGGGGATTTCTGGCATATTGAAGAGACTATTCCAGATTTTTATGACCCTAATGGTAATTCTCTGTTCTTGATTCATACTGACCGGGGTGAAGAATTGTTTGAAAAGATTCGAGATAATTTGGATTATAGATTAAGCAATACAACACAGTGTTGGCAGGCGAATCTTGAAGCGCCGACTCAAAAGTCTGAACAAAGAGATGCGTTCTGGAACGATTATCAAAAGAAAGGAATTGATTTCGTGATGAAGAAATATGGAACAGTTCCAATGAAGACAAAAGTAAAGAATAAACTCATCAAAATTTTGAGGGGGGGTACGAACTAA
- a CDS encoding oligosaccharide flippase family protein, with the protein MSRKTELAKNTAILTVGKLCTQCISFFLLPLYTAILSTEEYGTFDLLVTYSTLLLPLVNWQLDQGLFRFMLDYRGNKEEQGKLFSTLLLSSTIQSIIYIILFVCVEPFLKIQNAYFLLLYVVLHVYTALFLQFVRGLGDSVKYTIASFISASATTVLNVIALAILKMGLQGLFLSTLIAQFLTLLYLVFTSRAWEYFSVKSIRPTVFKRVGAYSIPLIPNNLAWWVVNASDRTIIAHFLGTAANGIYSIANKFPNVFINFYNILNLSWTETVSLHFDDEDRDEFLTETMTSLFKLFAAACFGIVACMPFVFPILINEKYVAGYDQILILMYAMLFRVLVGLYSCIYVAQKNAKKIAYTSISAAIINITVNLILINKIKIFAASISTLVAFFSMFIIRYIDVNKTVHMRIRKPIIIGSILIGTMLIGTYYCENKMIQLIALCITAIYAVLTNVDMLKSGMKLVKSRFGK; encoded by the coding sequence ATGAGTCGTAAAACAGAATTAGCAAAAAATACGGCTATACTTACAGTGGGAAAACTATGCACACAATGTATTAGTTTTTTCCTTCTTCCTTTATATACGGCAATTTTGTCAACGGAAGAGTATGGCACGTTTGATTTATTGGTCACATATTCAACATTATTACTTCCACTCGTAAACTGGCAGTTGGATCAGGGACTGTTCCGATTTATGCTTGATTATCGTGGAAACAAAGAAGAACAAGGAAAACTCTTTTCTACGCTGTTACTATCTAGTACAATACAAAGTATTATTTACATTATTCTTTTTGTTTGTGTAGAACCTTTTTTGAAAATTCAAAATGCATATTTCTTGTTGCTGTATGTGGTGTTGCATGTCTACACGGCATTGTTTCTTCAATTTGTTAGAGGATTGGGAGATAGTGTTAAATATACAATTGCATCGTTTATATCCGCTTCGGCAACAACAGTTTTAAATGTCATTGCGCTGGCTATTTTGAAAATGGGGCTGCAAGGATTGTTCTTGTCCACTCTGATAGCTCAGTTTTTGACGTTGTTGTATTTGGTGTTTACATCCAGAGCGTGGGAGTATTTTTCTGTTAAGAGTATTCGGCCGACGGTATTCAAACGGGTTGGTGCTTATTCTATTCCTTTAATTCCCAATAATCTGGCTTGGTGGGTTGTAAATGCGTCGGATAGAACTATAATTGCACATTTTTTAGGAACCGCTGCCAATGGTATTTATTCTATAGCAAATAAGTTTCCTAATGTGTTTATCAATTTTTATAATATCTTGAATTTGTCCTGGACGGAGACAGTATCATTACATTTTGATGATGAGGATCGCGATGAATTTCTAACGGAAACAATGACATCTCTTTTTAAACTGTTTGCAGCTGCATGCTTTGGCATTGTTGCGTGTATGCCATTTGTATTCCCGATTTTGATTAATGAGAAGTATGTCGCTGGATATGATCAAATCTTGATTTTGATGTATGCAATGCTTTTTAGAGTGCTCGTCGGATTATATAGTTGCATATATGTAGCTCAGAAAAATGCAAAAAAGATTGCTTATACTTCTATTTCTGCAGCTATAATCAATATTACAGTGAATTTGATTTTAATAAATAAAATTAAGATTTTTGCAGCGTCAATATCTACACTGGTTGCATTCTTTTCAATGTTTATCATTCGCTATATTGATGTTAATAAGACTGTGCATATGCGAATTCGGAAGCCAATTATTATTGGAAGCATTCTAATTGGTACTATGCTGATAGGAACATACTATTGTGAAAATAAGATGATTCAGCTCATCGCACTTTGTATCACAGCAATCTATGCAGTGCTGACGAATGTTGATATGTTGAAATCTGGCATGAAATTAGTAAAAAGTCGCTTTGGGAAATAG
- a CDS encoding polysaccharide pyruvyl transferase family protein: MKIGIVTPYDSANCGAYLQAYANKCFLEKNNHNVCFIQWRNEKQRKKEFFSKPKTIKELIRCIQRYPFLCARYKRMTQALKEFDIQKNTDDLDCIVVGSDEIWNIKVSQFQNPIFYGGVEQKSCIAYAPSAGQAALKDYNDFPWVRECLEKMTYAGVRDENTRNIVGKLVAKQVEIVCDPTMLLPINEFDFPHERKIKDKYMIVYSYSVPKEHQAYIKRYARKNNLKLVSICLYQSWCDLNINCHPMEFSSYIRFSECVYTTTFHGTIFTLLNHKKCAIYSCSKKLKDLLEWTHKEETMLSLTATYDEFESLITKQHSYELFETIIERKRQESQKRYIDALKSCEV, translated from the coding sequence ATGAAAATAGGAATAGTAACTCCGTATGATTCGGCGAACTGCGGTGCTTATTTGCAAGCATATGCTAATAAATGTTTTTTAGAAAAGAATAACCATAATGTGTGTTTTATACAGTGGAGAAATGAAAAGCAGCGAAAAAAGGAATTTTTTTCTAAACCCAAGACCATAAAGGAATTGATTAGGTGTATTCAACGATATCCCTTTTTATGTGCACGTTATAAGCGCATGACTCAGGCATTAAAGGAATTTGATATTCAGAAAAATACTGATGATTTAGATTGTATAGTAGTAGGTAGTGATGAAATTTGGAACATAAAGGTTTCACAATTTCAAAATCCGATTTTTTATGGTGGTGTGGAGCAAAAAAGCTGTATAGCATATGCACCTAGTGCAGGACAGGCAGCACTCAAGGATTATAATGATTTTCCATGGGTTAGAGAGTGCTTGGAAAAAATGACGTATGCGGGTGTAAGAGATGAAAATACTAGGAATATTGTTGGAAAACTTGTTGCAAAGCAAGTAGAAATTGTTTGTGATCCTACGATGTTACTGCCTATTAATGAATTTGATTTTCCGCACGAACGTAAGATTAAAGATAAATATATGATTGTTTATTCATATAGCGTTCCTAAAGAACATCAGGCATATATAAAAAGATATGCAAGAAAGAATAATTTAAAACTTGTATCGATATGTTTGTATCAGTCCTGGTGTGATTTGAATATTAACTGTCACCCGATGGAGTTTAGTTCATATATTCGTTTTTCTGAGTGTGTTTATACAACGACATTCCATGGGACGATTTTCACATTGTTGAATCATAAGAAGTGCGCTATCTATAGTTGTTCAAAAAAATTGAAAGATTTACTTGAGTGGACACATAAAGAAGAGACAATGTTGTCATTGACAGCTACATATGATGAATTTGAGAGCCTGATTACCAAACAACATAGTTATGAATTATTCGAGACTATAATCGAAAGAAAAAGGCAGGAATCACAAAAGAGATATATAGACGCTCTTAAATCATGTGAAGTCTGA
- a CDS encoding O-antigen ligase family protein has translation MQLKVKKHELRLLLQCIPILTFATLASLGSLLPSVVPFSAAVILAGQVVFIFGTKGIKKNIGLLWIPLMIFFYVRNNPNIKFYSLTYIQVLLLFVCCILFSASGGFNDRCWMIKMVSSWRYLYFIYIAFTIYMFLDSSAINFVCNLFPDAASTILNQYHNAGIPGLTKHYSTNGMLLAVGTMIFGSYALTEKRRSDYLLFLISVAALLLSGKRAHTVFGLTALYLCYFAYNSNAKKSRLVKCIGVLLGALTVFAVASYCVPALATVVFRFIDTAETGDMSVGRVDVWLKAFSMFGKHSLVGIGWGQYVNQGGWFWNIHNIYIQLLVETGIIGFIIYCGWFLFHLVRTWSTYSKMRVNPQDYMNKDYCLMNFSLAMQIFFLLYGFTGNPLYDREMFVPYFIACAISVNYANNDDGSELE, from the coding sequence ATGCAATTAAAAGTTAAGAAACATGAACTACGACTTTTACTCCAATGTATACCAATTTTGACTTTTGCTACGCTAGCGTCTCTTGGTTCGCTTTTGCCAAGCGTAGTTCCGTTCAGTGCTGCAGTTATTTTGGCGGGACAAGTTGTTTTTATATTTGGCACTAAAGGTATAAAAAAAAATATTGGATTATTGTGGATACCATTAATGATATTCTTTTATGTACGAAATAATCCCAATATTAAATTCTATAGTCTAACGTATATCCAGGTTTTATTGCTTTTTGTCTGCTGTATATTATTTTCAGCATCGGGAGGTTTCAATGATCGGTGTTGGATGATAAAAATGGTAAGCTCTTGGCGATATCTTTACTTTATTTATATTGCATTTACCATTTATATGTTTTTAGATAGTTCAGCGATAAATTTTGTATGTAATTTGTTCCCGGATGCTGCGAGTACAATTCTTAATCAGTATCATAATGCGGGAATCCCAGGGTTAACAAAGCACTATTCAACAAATGGAATGCTTCTTGCTGTTGGGACGATGATATTTGGAAGCTATGCATTGACTGAAAAAAGACGTTCTGACTATTTATTGTTTTTGATATCGGTTGCTGCATTGCTTTTATCAGGAAAAAGAGCACATACTGTTTTTGGACTTACTGCGTTGTACCTCTGCTATTTTGCATATAATTCAAATGCTAAAAAAAGTCGACTCGTAAAATGCATAGGCGTTTTATTGGGAGCATTAACTGTATTTGCTGTAGCAAGTTATTGCGTGCCGGCACTTGCAACTGTTGTTTTTCGTTTTATTGATACTGCAGAGACTGGGGATATGTCAGTAGGTAGAGTTGATGTATGGTTAAAGGCGTTTTCTATGTTCGGCAAGCATAGTCTTGTTGGTATAGGTTGGGGACAGTATGTTAACCAAGGTGGCTGGTTCTGGAATATTCATAACATATATATTCAGTTACTTGTTGAAACCGGTATAATAGGATTTATAATCTATTGTGGATGGTTTCTGTTTCATCTAGTAAGGACATGGTCGACGTATTCAAAAATGCGTGTAAATCCACAAGATTATATGAATAAAGATTATTGCTTGATGAATTTTTCGTTGGCAATGCAAATATTTTTTTTATTATATGGCTTCACAGGAAATCCTTTGTATGATCGTGAAATGTTTGTGCCGTATTTTATTGCATGCGCAATAAGTGTTAATTATGCTAATAATGATGATGGGAGTGAATTAGAGTAA
- a CDS encoding glycosyltransferase: protein MPHISVIIPVYNAGNYIVDTLNSVLQQTLKDIEVIVVNDGSNDQSLAECYRLQEIDKRIIIINQDNQGVSKARNVGKQNATGDYIIFIDADDELDCRMLEILYTQARKTDSDISVCGVDRIFEKKQEEKQKYHCNYEEITVDQAIEWLLLGQKIESGAWNKLFKASTIEDVHFEEGKKINEDKYFVFRSLLKSKKIVYCAEKLYYYYCRENSVTNQSFSERWFDSLYFADRIYEELKGRNNLEVFARYQLLIAYYTVLRRMYPFRDQYKKEYQLVIDKIKSTSFKSVLSYMDKKQVFGVLSIKYCILLYKFMRCVSK from the coding sequence ATGCCACATATTAGTGTTATTATCCCTGTCTATAACGCAGGAAATTATATAGTTGATACTTTAAATTCAGTTTTGCAACAAACATTGAAAGATATAGAAGTTATTGTCGTAAATGACGGATCTAATGATCAATCTCTTGCTGAATGCTATAGATTACAAGAGATTGATAAGCGCATTATCATAATAAATCAAGATAATCAAGGCGTATCAAAAGCTCGTAATGTAGGAAAGCAAAATGCAACAGGTGACTATATTATTTTTATAGATGCTGACGATGAACTTGATTGCAGAATGCTTGAGATTTTATATACTCAAGCAAGGAAAACTGATTCAGATATATCTGTGTGTGGAGTTGATAGGATTTTTGAAAAAAAGCAAGAGGAGAAGCAAAAGTATCATTGCAATTATGAGGAAATTACTGTTGATCAGGCGATAGAATGGCTGTTGTTGGGCCAAAAAATTGAGTCGGGCGCATGGAATAAGTTGTTTAAAGCTTCTACGATCGAGGATGTTCATTTTGAAGAAGGTAAGAAGATAAATGAAGATAAATATTTTGTATTTAGATCTCTGCTGAAAAGTAAAAAAATAGTCTATTGTGCTGAAAAATTGTATTATTATTATTGCAGGGAAAATTCGGTGACTAATCAATCCTTCTCTGAAAGATGGTTCGATTCACTGTACTTTGCGGATAGAATATATGAAGAACTTAAAGGCCGTAATAATTTGGAAGTCTTTGCAAGATATCAATTATTGATTGCATACTACACTGTTCTACGTAGGATGTATCCTTTCAGAGATCAATACAAAAAGGAGTATCAGCTAGTTATTGATAAAATTAAATCTACTAGTTTTAAATCAGTGCTTTCATATATGGACAAAAAACAAGTGTTTGGTGTTTTATCTATAAAATATTGCATTCTTTTGTATAAATTTATGAGGTGTGTTTCAAAATGA
- a CDS encoding Coenzyme F420 hydrogenase/dehydrogenase, beta subunit C-terminal domain, whose amino-acid sequence MIQIKSKLDCCGCTACASSCPKSAITMVPDEEGFLYPKIDMRRCIECGACERACPILNKKTVISEKTEGYIIRIKDNKILYESTSGGAFTALADYILEQNGIVYGAGYDNNMRVVCKRATTKQQLQEMRGSKFVQSDLGNIFQDIKKELKEGTTILFSGTPCQVAGLLSFLRKKPDNLLCVDFVCRGVPSPGLWDNYVKYMENKYSSKIVGARFKHKTYGYHTSTMKIDFANGKTYYGSGRVDPYMKAFVREISSRPSCAACAFKGIERPSDITVFDCYEYSKITGRKDDNRGYSSIFVHTEKGGKILEAIKSNIEIQEEDVNSLVTENGVMVCNSAKPHPRRAEFYQLAEHYPIDKALNKIDPITLKDKIIEKSKRFLFKTGLITVARHLNKGKKVEVVENK is encoded by the coding sequence ATGATTCAAATAAAGAGCAAATTGGATTGTTGTGGCTGCACTGCCTGTGCAAGTTCTTGTCCTAAAAGTGCAATTACGATGGTTCCTGACGAAGAAGGTTTTCTGTATCCTAAAATTGATATGAGACGTTGTATTGAATGTGGAGCATGCGAAAGAGCATGCCCGATTCTTAATAAAAAAACGGTAATATCTGAAAAAACAGAAGGCTATATTATTAGAATTAAAGATAACAAAATTCTCTATGAGAGTACCTCTGGTGGTGCATTCACAGCTCTAGCTGATTATATCCTTGAGCAGAATGGTATAGTTTATGGAGCTGGATACGACAATAACATGAGAGTAGTGTGTAAAAGGGCTACTACAAAGCAACAGTTGCAGGAGATGCGAGGCTCTAAATTTGTTCAAAGTGATCTTGGAAACATTTTTCAAGATATTAAAAAAGAATTAAAAGAAGGCACGACTATTTTGTTTTCTGGGACACCTTGTCAAGTGGCAGGGCTGCTAAGCTTTTTAAGGAAAAAACCAGATAACCTTTTATGTGTGGATTTTGTTTGCCGAGGTGTACCATCGCCTGGCTTGTGGGATAACTATGTGAAGTATATGGAAAACAAATACAGCTCGAAAATAGTTGGAGCCCGTTTTAAACATAAAACATATGGGTATCACACGAGCACGATGAAAATAGATTTTGCAAATGGAAAAACCTACTATGGGTCTGGTAGAGTCGATCCATACATGAAGGCGTTTGTAAGAGAAATCTCATCAAGACCATCTTGCGCAGCATGTGCTTTTAAAGGAATAGAAAGACCAAGCGATATCACTGTCTTTGATTGTTATGAATATTCAAAAATCACCGGAAGAAAAGATGATAATAGAGGGTATTCATCAATATTTGTGCATACTGAAAAAGGTGGAAAGATTTTAGAGGCCATAAAATCAAATATTGAAATACAAGAAGAAGATGTAAATAGTCTTGTGACGGAAAATGGTGTTATGGTTTGCAATAGTGCAAAACCACATCCTAGGCGGGCTGAATTTTACCAGCTGGCTGAACATTATCCAATTGATAAGGCTTTGAATAAAATTGATCCAATTACATTAAAGGATAAAATAATTGAAAAATCTAAAAGATTTCTATTCAAAACAGGCCTAATAACTGTTGCACGCCATTTAAATAAAGGAAAAAAAGTTGAGGTTGTTGAGAATAAGTAA
- a CDS encoding Coenzyme F420 hydrogenase/dehydrogenase, beta subunit C-terminal domain translates to MQSDLGDCFSEIKKHLMQETKVCFIGTPCQVYGLKSYLRKEYDNLVTVDLVCHGTPSPKLWKKYLDEQKDKYHSEIDDIVFRNKTYGYHSGTMRIRFKNQFVYYGSARVDPMLKSFFAEISSRPSCYQCHFKSVERCSDFTIYDCWHANNLVEGLVDDDKGFTNLIVQSSKGERILDRIADRYELYATNLEKAIELDGTMICHSAEPHPRRDEYYLNLDKETLRAHIQKFVPIRIRDYLIEKSKGIFYRMGVYKFLKNKK, encoded by the coding sequence GTGCAGAGCGATTTAGGCGATTGCTTTTCTGAAATAAAAAAACACTTGATGCAAGAAACGAAAGTGTGCTTTATTGGAACGCCGTGTCAGGTGTATGGATTAAAATCATATCTGAGAAAAGAATACGATAATCTGGTAACCGTAGATTTGGTTTGCCATGGTACACCGTCGCCGAAACTTTGGAAAAAATATTTAGACGAACAAAAAGACAAATATCATTCAGAAATAGATGATATTGTTTTCAGAAATAAAACATATGGATATCACAGTGGCACCATGCGTATAAGATTCAAAAATCAGTTTGTTTATTATGGAAGCGCCCGTGTGGATCCAATGCTTAAGAGTTTCTTTGCTGAAATTTCGTCAAGACCAAGTTGCTATCAATGTCACTTTAAATCAGTGGAACGATGTAGTGATTTCACTATTTATGATTGCTGGCATGCAAATAACTTAGTGGAAGGTCTTGTTGATGATGATAAAGGCTTTACTAATCTGATCGTGCAGTCTTCAAAGGGAGAAAGGATTCTGGATAGAATTGCAGACAGGTATGAGCTTTATGCAACAAATTTGGAAAAGGCTATAGAATTGGATGGCACGATGATTTGCCATTCAGCAGAGCCTCATCCAAGACGAGATGAATACTATCTGAATTTGGATAAAGAAACCCTAAGAGCACATATACAAAAGTTTGTACCAATCAGAATAAGGGATTATTTAATAGAGAAATCTAAAGGAATCTTTTATCGGATGGGTGTGTATAAGTTTCTGAAGAACAAGAAATGA
- a CDS encoding 4Fe-4S dicluster domain-containing protein: MIVVKNKADCCGCTACYSVCPKKAISMQQDQEGFLYPFVEISKCIDCKLCDSACPIENKIESKMFDRKAYVLRAKDVEIVSTSTSGGFVTPLGEWILNQGGVICGATYNEEYKVIHKISGGGQKNFEVQNTCRAI, translated from the coding sequence ATGATTGTAGTGAAGAATAAAGCAGATTGCTGTGGATGTACGGCATGCTATAGTGTATGCCCGAAAAAAGCTATAAGTATGCAGCAGGATCAAGAGGGCTTTTTATATCCATTCGTGGAAATTTCAAAGTGTATAGATTGCAAATTGTGCGATTCTGCTTGTCCTATTGAAAATAAAATCGAGTCTAAAATGTTTGATAGAAAAGCATACGTACTCAGAGCAAAGGACGTAGAAATTGTTTCTACAAGTACCTCTGGAGGATTTGTAACACCGTTAGGCGAATGGATCCTAAATCAGGGAGGTGTTATTTGTGGCGCAACTTATAATGAAGAATATAAGGTAATTCATAAAATTTCCGGGGGGGGGCAGAAGAATTTCGAGGTTCAAAATACGTGCAGAGCGATTTAG
- a CDS encoding glycosyltransferase, which translates to MNNEVVRVLVTSPLGVGGVTNMMIHIQEHLDRSKINFDYLVFHDRNEPMEDKVLSLGSKKYVASADNVKFRPFRRIWRINEIRKVCKRNHIKILHYNADCAADMTNIIGAKLGGVQYITIHSHNAGFGAAGNGIRFMSKILKPLIPLFCDNFYGCSELAARFLFPRSIIESGRYSVLPNGIDLEKYDYNEAIRREIRKKLNLEGKYVVGHAGRFSDQKNHSFLLDIFQAVHRKNPNTVLLLFGVGELQEAMKNKARTLGIEDAVIFYGASNEMNKMWQAMDVFVMPSLHEGLPVTGVEAQASGLPCVFSDAITKEVGLTSNTEFLSLQEKPDVWAEHVLKYMNVQRKSERKILEQAGYDIQQTADTLAQLYLNVAEKL; encoded by the coding sequence ATGAATAATGAAGTAGTTAGAGTATTGGTGACATCTCCGCTTGGTGTTGGAGGTGTAACTAATATGATGATTCATATCCAGGAACACCTGGACAGATCTAAAATAAATTTTGACTATCTTGTTTTTCATGATAGGAACGAACCTATGGAAGACAAAGTTCTTTCATTGGGAAGTAAAAAGTATGTTGCCTCAGCGGATAATGTGAAATTTAGACCTTTTAGAAGAATTTGGAGAATTAATGAAATTCGGAAAGTCTGCAAGAGAAATCATATTAAAATCCTACATTATAATGCGGATTGTGCAGCAGATATGACAAATATTATTGGCGCAAAATTGGGTGGGGTTCAATATATTACAATACATAGTCACAATGCTGGCTTTGGAGCAGCAGGTAATGGAATTCGATTTATGAGCAAAATCTTAAAGCCATTAATTCCACTCTTTTGCGATAACTTTTATGGCTGTTCAGAACTAGCTGCAAGATTTCTATTTCCGAGGTCGATTATTGAATCTGGTAGGTATTCAGTACTTCCGAATGGAATTGATTTGGAGAAATATGATTATAATGAAGCTATTCGTCGAGAAATACGAAAAAAGCTGAATCTGGAAGGTAAGTATGTTGTAGGACACGCTGGACGGTTTTCTGATCAAAAAAATCACAGCTTTTTGCTGGACATCTTTCAAGCAGTACACCGAAAAAATCCAAATACTGTGTTACTTTTATTTGGCGTTGGTGAACTACAAGAAGCGATGAAAAATAAGGCTAGGACATTAGGAATTGAAGACGCTGTAATTTTTTATGGAGCTTCAAATGAAATGAATAAAATGTGGCAGGCAATGGATGTTTTTGTAATGCCATCTTTACATGAAGGTCTTCCGGTCACGGGGGTTGAGGCACAGGCGAGCGGATTGCCATGTGTTTTCTCAGATGCAATAACAAAAGAAGTAGGCTTAACTTCAAATACAGAATTCCTTTCTCTTCAAGAAAAACCTGATGTGTGGGCGGAACATGTTTTGAAGTATATGAATGTGCAAAGGAAAAGTGAAAGAAAAATATTGGAGCAGGCAGGTTATGATATTCAGCAGACAGCAGATACACTTGCACAACTGTATTTGAATGTTGCTGAAAAACTATAA